The genomic DNA TGGCTATTGGCCAAAGCCATGCAGACCCTGCCCGTGGGCACCACCTACGCGGTGTGGACCGGCATGGGCACCATCGGCACCGTGTTGCTGGGCATCCTTCTTTTCCAGGATGCCGTCAACGCCCCTCGCCTGTTGTGCCTGGGGCTGATTCTGGCCGGCATCATCGGGCTGAAAATCTTCACCCCGTAAGCCAGGCCCCTCTGAAGCGACACAATAGGGGCGTGTCCCGGTTACCGGTTCCCTGTAACATGGCGACCACGCCCTCTCTTGTCGCTCACTACAGGTTTTCCATGCTCAATAATGACGTTCTGCGCCGCGCTCGCTATATCTTCGACTTTGACGATACCCGCATGATCGGCGTGTTCGCCGAAGCCGGCGAAACCGTGACCCGGGAACAGATCAGCGACTGGCTGAAAAAGGATGACGATCCGGCCTTCCAGAAGTGCAACGACCGCACCCTGGCGATTTTCCTCAATGGTCTGATCAATGCCCTGCGCGGCAAAAAGCCCGGCCCGCAACCGGAGCCGGAATCCCGCCTGACCAACAACATGATTTTCATGAAACTGAAAATCGCCCTGAACCTGCAGGCCGAGGACGTGCTGGCCATTCTGGAACTGGCCAACTTCCGTTTGAGTAAACACGAGCTCAGCGCCTTCTTCCGCAAACCCGGCCACAAGCATTACCGGGAGTGCAAAGACCAGATCCTGCGCAATTTCCTGGCCGGCTTGCAGATACAGTTTCGCGACGGGGAATAACCGCTTACCTGACAGGTAATGGCGTTACCTCGGCAAAACGGGTTTCATGGCAGCAATAGCGGAGACATGCCATGAAACCCGACCCCAGACCCTTTTCCTGCTCAACAGCACCGTCCTGTTCACCCACCAGATTGATGCCGCCTACTGGCACGAATGGAATCTTTTCCATCTGCCTGGCGGTAACCAACTCAACCTGATATTGAATCTACCCATCATCGCCCTGGTATTACTGGCATTCCTGCAAGTGGCCACCCGCAGCCCCCATCAACGCCTGTGCCACCAGTTTCTGGCCGGCCTGGGACTACTGACGGTAACGATTCACAGCGGCTTTTTCCTGACCGGCCATCCAGAGTTTCTGCAGCCCATGTCACTACTACTGCTGGCCGCCACGCTGGTTTTGTCTGTGACTCAATGGATGACGCTGCCATCCCCAAGCCACAGCACGCAAACCTGAGGAAAATCGCGCCGCCAGCGACGTTATTCGCTTCGCTCACCCTTCGGTTGTTACTGCGCTACGCTACGTTCCTACAGCAAGCCAACCAGCATCTTCTGGTTTTATGTTTTCGCTATTAACTATTCACTGTTCACTATTAACCAACCCGGCCTTTAGAAACAGTTGTAGGAGCTATGCTCGCATGGCGAACTTCCCTTACGCCTTGTTCGCCATGCAAGCATAGCTCCTACGATTAACTGCCTTTCACCGCCCTCACCCCACTCAAGGTCTTGAAACACAATTCCTTGGCTGTTTCCCAGAATTCCTGCATATACGGGGTTTGGTCGTCTTCCACTCGCACGGCCGCATACAGGGTTCGCCAGACCCCCTTCTCGCCCAGCCGCACGGTTTTCAGCAGGTCGTGCTCGGTGTATTCGGTGAGTGCCCAGTTGGGTAGCGCCGCCACGCCCCGGCCTGCGGCCACCAGTTGTGCGGTCATGGGGGTGAGCTCGGCGGTGCGGATGGCGGCGGGTTCCGCGTTGGCCGGGTTGAGAAAGGCGGTGAACACGTCCAGCCGTTCCCGCTCCACCGGATAGGTAATCAGGGTCTGGTCGGCAATGTCTTCCGGCTCAATCCACTTGCTTGCCGCCAGGGGCGACTGCCGCGACACCGCCAGCACCAGTTCGTAGCGGAACAGGGGCAGGTATTTCACCGCCTCGTTTTCCACCGGGTCGGAGGTGATCACCATATCCAGATCACCGCGCACCAGCGCCGGCAAGGGCGCAAAGCTGAAGGCGGCGGACAGATCCATCTCCACCTCCGGCCAGTGTTCGCGGAACGCATCCAGGGCCGGCATCAGCCACTGGAAACAGGAATGGCATTCGATGGCGATATGCAGTCGCCCGGTCTGCCCGGCGGCAAGCCGCTTCACCTCCCGCTCGGTCTGCTGCACCCGCGGCAACACGTCCCGCGCCAGGGTCAGCACCCGCAATCCGGCGGTGGTGAAACGCACCGGCCGGGTCCGGCGCACCAGCAATTCCACGCCCAGCCGTCCCTCCAGATCCTTGAGCTGGTGAGACAGGGCGGACTGTGTCACGTGCAACCGCTCCGCCGCTTCCATCAACGAACCCGCCTCTTCAATGGCCAGCAAGGTGGTCAGGTGCCGAACCTCCAACATGAGAAAACCTCATAGATAAAATTAGTTATTTGATTTTGCCTCAAGTGGCATGGCGCACACAATAGCCTCATCACGCTTGTGGCGTCGGACGTCCGACGCCTGACGTCTGACGCTTTCCAAATCGCAAAGCCTGGACGCTTCCTCTTACGGTTAAAGAAAAGGAACCATCATGACCACCCTGCACAACCTGGGATTTCCCCGTATCGGCGCACGCCGGGAACTGAAACAGGCACAGGAAGCCTACTGGGCCGGCGATCTGCAACAGAGCGAGCTGGAGCATGTGGGCAAGAGCCTGCGTGAACGGCACTGGACGCTGCAGGCCGATGCCGGCCTGGATCTGGTGCCGGTGGGCGATTTCGCCTGGTACGACCAGATTCTGGAATTTTCCTGCCTGTTGGGCGTGGTGCCCAACCGCTTCCAGCAGAGCAACGACGAACCGGTCAGCCTGGACACCCTGTTCCGCATGGCCCGTGGCCGTGCCCCGACTGGCACGCCGGCAGCGGCCTGTGAAATGACCAAGTGGTTCGATACCAACTACCACTACATCGTGCCGGAACTGGCGGCGGATCAGACCTTCCGCATTGCCCGGGAAAGCCTGTTCGAGCAGGTGGAAGAAGCCAAAGCCCAGGGACATACCCCGAAGCCGGTAATCCCAGGCCCGCTCACCTATCTGTACCTGAGCAAGGGCGACAGCTTTGACGGTGCCGACGACAGCACCAAGTTGGCCCTGCTGGACAGCCTGATTCCTGTGTACCGCCAGATCCTGCAACGCTTCGCGGATCAGGGCGTGGAATGGGTACAGATCGATGAACCGATCCTGGTACTGGACCTGCCCGACAGCTGGCAGCGCAGCTACCTGCGCGTGTACGACCAGCTCGCCGCCGCCAGCAACTGCAAGCTGCTACTGGCCACCTACTTCGGTGGTCTGGAAAGCAATCTCTTCACCGCCCTGGAACTGCCCGTGGATGGCCTGCATCTGGACCGGGTACGCGGCAACGATGATCTCGGTCAGGTAGTGCCGCGGCTGGGCGACAAGGTGCTGTCTCTGGGTTACATCAACGGCCGCAATATCTGGCGCACCGATCTGGATGCCGCCCTGGATGCGCTGATCTCCCTGCGTAACGAACTGGGCGATCGCCTGTGGCTGGCGCCCTCCTGCTCCCTGCTGCACAGCCCGGTGGATCTGGATCAGGAAGACAAGCTGGATAGCGAACTGAAAAGCTGGCTGAGCTTCGCCAAGCAGAAGCTGCAGGAACTGGCCCTGCTAGGCGGCGCGCTCGATGGCGACAGCAGCGTCAATGCCGGCTTGCAGCGTCAGCGCGAAGCCCTGCAGGCCCGCAGCCTGTCCAACCGCATCCATAACCCGGTAGTCGCCAAACGGCTGGCCGCCGCCGGCCAGGTATCCCGCGACCGCCACAGCCCCTTTGCCGAGCGCATTGCCAAACAACAGCAGGCGCTGCAATTACCGGCCTTCCCCACCACCACCATCGGCTCCTTCCCGCAGACCCGGGAAATCCGCACCGCCCGCCGCGACTGGAAAACCGGTCGCCTGGACGACGCCTCCTATACCGAACAGATGAAGCAGGAAATCGCCCGCTGCATTCGTTATCAGGAAGAGGTGGAACTGGATGTGCTGGTGCACGGCGAAGCCGAGCGCAACGACATGGTGGAATACTTCGGTGAACTGCTGGATGGTTTTGTCTTCACCCGCTTCGGCTGGGTGCAGAGCTATGGCTCGCGCTGTGTGAAACCCCCCGTGATCTTCGGCGACGTGCAGCGTCCCGAGGCCATGACTGTGGCCTGGGCGCAATACGCTCAGTCACTCACCGACAAGCCCGTCAAAGGCATGCTCACCGGTCCGGTGACCATCCTGCAGTGGTCCTTCGTGCGCGATGATCAACCCCGTGCCGATACCTGTCGCCAGATCGCCCTGGCCCTGCGCGATGAAGTGCAAGACCTGGAAGCCGCCGGCATCAAGGTGATCCAGATCGACGAACCCGCCCTGCGCGAAGGCCTGCCATTGCGCAAGACCGACTGGGGCCAGTACCTGGACTGGGCCGTGGACTGTTTCCGCCTGGCCACCGTGGGTGTGGCCGACGATACCCAGATCCACACCCATATGTGCTACTCGGAGTTCAACGACATCATTGAGGCCATCGCCGCTCTGGATGCGGACGTGATCACCATCGAAACGTCCCGCTCCAACATGGAACTGCTGGATGCCTTCCGGGATTTCCAGTACCCCAACGACATTGGCCCGGGCGTGTACGACATCCACTCCCCCAATGAACCGGACGTGAGCTGGATGGTGCAACTGATGGAAAAAGCCGCCGAGCGACTGCCCAAGGAACGGCTGTGGGTAAACCCGGACTGCGGCCTGAAAACCCGCAAATGGGAAGAAACCCGCGTTGCCCTGGCCAACATGGTGGATGCCGCCAAGCAGCTGCGCGAGGCGAGTTAACCGCCGGACTTCGTAGGAGCGTCGCTCGCGGCGCGATAACCCAAACCCGGATCGAAAAATTTTCACCACACAGGCGCAGAGTACACTGAGAAAAATCCATCATCTCCTCAGAGATCTCTGTGTCCTCTGTGGTAAATCCGTCTGTTCAGGTTTGGGTTATCGCGCCGCCAGCGACGCTGCTACGGAAAGGCAGGGGGCAAGGATCAACTCGGCCCCCCGCTTCCGCCTCTATCACTTTCAACAACCGATCCGGCCCCAGCTCCACCGGTTTGGGTTCGCCGGGTAATTGCCAGTGGCCTGCGTGACGCTCGTCCGGTTTGCTGTCCATCAGTGGCAGGCTGGTAAGGTCCGCCAGGGCGTCGCGGAACAGGTCGGTGCGGTAGCACTGGGCCGCGAAGGTCTGGGTTTCTTCCAGCGAGCATTGACGCCAGCGCTGCATTTCTTCCAGCAGGAAACGGGCATCGGAGCGCCAGGGGAAATTGGCGTGGAAACCGGCAAATACATGAAAGTGATGGGCCGGAAACGGTTGTCCGGTCAGGCCACCGGGCAGGCGCTGGCTGAACGGTGCGCGAATGATTTCCGCCGGTACATCCAGCCAGGCCGGGTGCGCCAGTAGCGACAGGCTGTCCAGCAGATGCTCGTCCGCGTGGCGAGCGGCCTTATAGAGCGCCCGCAGCATGGCGCGATGAGGCCCGGGATTGCGGGCCACCCAGTCACGGGACACCGCCAGCACTTTTTCCGGGGCGTTTTCCCAGATCTGGTAACCGGAAAGAATGCAGTGCCCGGCGCCGGTGAGCGCCGCCAGGCTGTTCCAGGGCTCGCCCACACAGAAACCATCGATATGCCCCATGCGCAGGTGATCCACCATCTGCGACGGCGGCAGCACCACCAGCTTCACATCATGATCCGGGTCCAGCCCGGCGACGCTCAGCCAGTGACGCAATTGGTAGGCATGACAAGAAAACGGAAACACCACCGCCAGTACCAGCGGCGCCTCACCACTGCTGGCACGAGCCGCCACCAGCTTGTTCATGGCGCTGGCCATGTCGTTGGGCGTTGGTCCTTCGGATAGAGCACACAGCCCCTGAAACAACATGGGAGAGACGGTTATGCCGTTGCCGTTCAGTCCCATGGAGAACGCCGTCGCCAGGGGTTTCTTGATGCAGCCCAACCCCAGCGATGTGGCCATCAGCATAGGCGCCAGCATGGGGGCCGCATCCAGCTGCCCCACCAGCAAACGATCACGCAGACTGGCCCAGCTCCACTCCGGTTGCAGCTCCACATCCAGGCCTTCGGCGGCGAAGTAACCCGCTTCCTGGGCCACCACCAACGGCAGGCTGTCGGTCAACGGCATATAGCCGATACGGATTTTCATGGGGTTTGCTCCGCAAGGGCCTGGCGTCTGAGCTCTGACGCCTGACGTTTGAAAACCTTCTCATTCATCGCAGGCTGCGCCCGGCGGAATGTTTTTGCCGGTTCGGAAACCAGGCTTCTTGCCTTCTTCAGTGGACAGACTCTTCTCATGCTTGCTCCTGTTTTGTGGGAGCGCTGATGCGACCGCAACTCTCAGCCAGCTCAAGGGAAAAAGCATTCGCGATGGAACCATCGCTTCCACAGGGAAAGCCGGCCCAATCCATCACCCCTGCGCCTTCAGCATCTCGGCATAATCCAGCACTGACCTGGCCACCTGTATTAATGGCTGGCCGGTATTCATGGCCTGGCGCCGCAGGGTGCTGTAGGCATCCTGCTCGTTGAGGCGGCGGCGTTGCATCAGCAGGCCCTTGGCCCGCTCGATGATCTTGCGTTCTGCCAGCGCTTCGCGGGTCTGTTCCAGCTCTTCGCGCAGAGCCTGGTATTCCCGGAAACGGGCGGTGGCCACGCGCATCACGCCACGCACCCGGGCCAGATCGGTTTCCCCGGCCACATAGGCACTGACGCCGGCACGCAGGGCCGCCACGA from Alcanivorax sp. includes the following:
- a CDS encoding multidrug efflux SMR transporter; its protein translation is MAWALVILAGILESGWALGLKASHGFTRPLPSLLTVIGMAASFWLLAKAMQTLPVGTTYAVWTGMGTIGTVLLGILLFQDAVNAPRLLCLGLILAGIIGLKIFTP
- a CDS encoding DUF1456 family protein, which codes for MLNNDVLRRARYIFDFDDTRMIGVFAEAGETVTREQISDWLKKDDDPAFQKCNDRTLAIFLNGLINALRGKKPGPQPEPESRLTNNMIFMKLKIALNLQAEDVLAILELANFRLSKHELSAFFRKPGHKHYRECKDQILRNFLAGLQIQFRDGE
- a CDS encoding DUF6713 family protein is translated as MAAIAETCHETRPQTLFLLNSTVLFTHQIDAAYWHEWNLFHLPGGNQLNLILNLPIIALVLLAFLQVATRSPHQRLCHQFLAGLGLLTVTIHSGFFLTGHPEFLQPMSLLLLAATLVLSVTQWMTLPSPSHSTQT
- a CDS encoding LysR family transcriptional regulator — protein: MLEVRHLTTLLAIEEAGSLMEAAERLHVTQSALSHQLKDLEGRLGVELLVRRTRPVRFTTAGLRVLTLARDVLPRVQQTEREVKRLAAGQTGRLHIAIECHSCFQWLMPALDAFREHWPEVEMDLSAAFSFAPLPALVRGDLDMVITSDPVENEAVKYLPLFRYELVLAVSRQSPLAASKWIEPEDIADQTLITYPVERERLDVFTAFLNPANAEPAAIRTAELTPMTAQLVAAGRGVAALPNWALTEYTEHDLLKTVRLGEKGVWRTLYAAVRVEDDQTPYMQEFWETAKELCFKTLSGVRAVKGS
- the metE gene encoding 5-methyltetrahydropteroyltriglutamate--homocysteine S-methyltransferase; translation: MTTLHNLGFPRIGARRELKQAQEAYWAGDLQQSELEHVGKSLRERHWTLQADAGLDLVPVGDFAWYDQILEFSCLLGVVPNRFQQSNDEPVSLDTLFRMARGRAPTGTPAAACEMTKWFDTNYHYIVPELAADQTFRIARESLFEQVEEAKAQGHTPKPVIPGPLTYLYLSKGDSFDGADDSTKLALLDSLIPVYRQILQRFADQGVEWVQIDEPILVLDLPDSWQRSYLRVYDQLAAASNCKLLLATYFGGLESNLFTALELPVDGLHLDRVRGNDDLGQVVPRLGDKVLSLGYINGRNIWRTDLDAALDALISLRNELGDRLWLAPSCSLLHSPVDLDQEDKLDSELKSWLSFAKQKLQELALLGGALDGDSSVNAGLQRQREALQARSLSNRIHNPVVAKRLAAAGQVSRDRHSPFAERIAKQQQALQLPAFPTTTIGSFPQTREIRTARRDWKTGRLDDASYTEQMKQEIARCIRYQEEVELDVLVHGEAERNDMVEYFGELLDGFVFTRFGWVQSYGSRCVKPPVIFGDVQRPEAMTVAWAQYAQSLTDKPVKGMLTGPVTILQWSFVRDDQPRADTCRQIALALRDEVQDLEAAGIKVIQIDEPALREGLPLRKTDWGQYLDWAVDCFRLATVGVADDTQIHTHMCYSEFNDIIEAIAALDADVITIETSRSNMELLDAFRDFQYPNDIGPGVYDIHSPNEPDVSWMVQLMEKAAERLPKERLWVNPDCGLKTRKWEETRVALANMVDAAKQLREAS
- a CDS encoding CmpA/NrtA family ABC transporter substrate-binding protein, whose protein sequence is MKIRIGYMPLTDSLPLVVAQEAGYFAAEGLDVELQPEWSWASLRDRLLVGQLDAAPMLAPMLMATSLGLGCIKKPLATAFSMGLNGNGITVSPMLFQGLCALSEGPTPNDMASAMNKLVAARASSGEAPLVLAVVFPFSCHAYQLRHWLSVAGLDPDHDVKLVVLPPSQMVDHLRMGHIDGFCVGEPWNSLAALTGAGHCILSGYQIWENAPEKVLAVSRDWVARNPGPHRAMLRALYKAARHADEHLLDSLSLLAHPAWLDVPAEIIRAPFSQRLPGGLTGQPFPAHHFHVFAGFHANFPWRSDARFLLEEMQRWRQCSLEETQTFAAQCYRTDLFRDALADLTSLPLMDSKPDERHAGHWQLPGEPKPVELGPDRLLKVIEAEAGGRVDPCPLPFRSSVAGGAITQT
- a CDS encoding ANTAR domain-containing protein, producing the protein MALKIMLVDDQPPRAAILERALIDEGHEILCRLASAAGLAEKVHSSNPDVVIVDMDAPDRDTLESMALVQRDMPRPMVMFCNQDDEDLIVAALRAGVSAYVAGETDLARVRGVMRVATARFREYQALREELEQTREALAERKIIERAKGLLMQRRRLNEQDAYSTLRRQAMNTGQPLIQVARSVLDYAEMLKAQG